The following coding sequences lie in one Flavobacterium sp. 20NA77.7 genomic window:
- a CDS encoding DUF3467 domain-containing protein, giving the protein MENNNQDGQINIELDEQIAEGIYSNLAIINHSNTEFVLDFISIMPGVPKAKVKSRIVLTPQHAKRLLKALGENIHRFEATHGEIKEGEQPTIPLNFGPAGQA; this is encoded by the coding sequence ATGGAAAACAACAATCAAGACGGACAAATTAATATAGAATTAGACGAACAAATTGCAGAAGGCATTTACTCTAATTTAGCAATAATTAACCATTCTAATACAGAGTTTGTATTAGATTTTATTAGCATTATGCCTGGGGTGCCCAAAGCAAAAGTAAAATCACGTATTGTATTAACTCCTCAACATGCCAAACGCTTACTAAAAGCACTAGGCGAAAACATCCATCGTTTTGAAGCTACACACGGTGAAATCAAAGAAGGGGAGCAACCCACCATTCCTTTAAATTTTGGACCCGCAGGACAAGCCTAA